Below is a genomic region from Halobacterium sp. CBA1132.
CGTCCACGCGCACAACGTCACCGCCCGCACGCCGCGCCATCTCCGCCATCCGGTCGCCGAAGTAGCCGTTCGTCGGCGCGAGGAACGTGTCCCCGGGCTCCGTGAGATTGCCGATGGCGGCCTCCATCGCGGCGGAACCGGTGCCCGAGACGGGAATCGTCCACTCGTTGTCCGTGCGGAACGCGTACCGCAACAGCGCCTGCGTCTCGTCCATCATCTCCACGAACGACGGGTCGAGGTGCCCCACCAGCGGCGTACTCATCGCCTTCAGTACGCGCGGGTGGACCGGGCTCGGCCCCGGCCCCATCAGCGTTCGCTGCGGCGGATTCAGTTCACCGACGTCTGGCGCGTCCGTCATGTGGGATTCGGAGACGGGCGCCAGCAAGAAGCTTCGGGAATCGGCACCGGCGACAGAAGTTACGTGGCCGGAGCGTGATGAGTCGGTATGCAGACCGAGTCGCCGTCGTCGCTCTCCGAGCTTCTGAACAGCACCGTCGACGAGTTCGTCGGGAACGTCGCCGCCGCGATTCCGCGCGTGCTCACCGGCCTCGTCTTCCTCGTGCTCGCCGCGGTTCTGATTCGCGTCGTCGTCGCCGCCGTCCGAATCGTCCTGCGGCGCGTCTACGCCGACCAACCGATTTACGTCCAACTCGGCGGGACGCTCGCCGCCGTCGTGTTGTGGTTCGGCGCGCTGCTGGGGTTCCTGTCGGCGGTCGGTCTCCCCGAAATCGCGGCCGCGCTCGGCACCGCGTCGGGCTTCCTCGCGCTCGGCGTCTCGTACGCGCTCTCGGGGATGCTCGCGGACGCCGTCGCCGGCATCTACCTCCTCCGCGACCCCGACTTCAACCCCGG
It encodes:
- a CDS encoding mechanosensitive ion channel domain-containing protein; this encodes MQTESPSSLSELLNSTVDEFVGNVAAAIPRVLTGLVFLVLAAVLIRVVVAAVRIVLRRVYADQPIYVQLGGTLAAVVLWFGALLGFLSAVGLPEIAAALGTASGFLALGVSYALSGMLADAVAGIYLLRDPDFNPGDTVVAGDVTGTVTAIELRKTRFRVGEDTVVRANADVEKKWTKKAE